Proteins encoded within one genomic window of Triticum aestivum cultivar Chinese Spring chromosome 2D, IWGSC CS RefSeq v2.1, whole genome shotgun sequence:
- the LOC123048252 gene encoding zealexin A1 synthase translates to MEWWLTLCLIALSTLLALWFSGCRSKSMKHLPPPGPWTLPVIGSLHHILSAFPHRALTDLGRRHGPVMLLKLGEVPLVVISSAEAVAQVFKANDVALSNHSSSRLQDIVGFGGKGILFAPYGEHWRQMRKVCITELLSTKQVKRMEGIRAEEVGNLIRSINTATAAGATVNVSEMVSVLSNDIVTRAVFGGKFARQEEYLHEIGKLMDLIGGFCLVDLFPSSWLVQWFSTAERRTKRSCDLIQSIIADIFEKRKAARASRHGAYSDDEEMLNVLLRLLEEDSLAYPLTTEIIVTVMFDMFGGATETTATTLVWAMSELIRHPNVLAKAHLEVREVLGEGRAIIGNSDLAELHYLRMVIKEVLRLHAPGPLIPRRTRENCNIMGYDVPKDTNVFINVFATHRDPQYWDNPEEFNPERFVNKNIDYNGTYFEFTPFGGGRRKCPGVGFASSILEITLANFLYHFNWTLPGGASSVSLDMSEKFGVTVRKRSDLWLKAIPHVCSKATHI, encoded by the exons ATGGAGTGGTGGCTCACCTTATGTTTGATAGCCCTATCCACGCTACTTGCCCTTTGGTTTTCTGGTTGCAGGAGCAAgtccatgaagcacctgcctcctCCTGGGCCATGGACTCTCCCGGTCATCGGTAGCCTCCACCACATCCTAAGCGCCTTCCCACACCGTGCCCTTACTGATCTGGGTCGCCGGCATGGGCCAGTGATGCTCCTCAAGCTAGGCGAGGTCCCCCTCGTGGTGATCTCCAGCGCCGAGGCGGTGGCCCAGGTGTTCAAGGCGAATGATGTCGCCCTGTCGAACCATAGTAGCTCCAGGTTGCAGGACATCGTGGGCTTCGGCGGTAAGGGCATCTTGTTCGCCCCCTATGGTGAGCACTGGCGTCAGATGCGCAAGGTATGTATCACGGAGCTCCTCAGCACCAAGCAGGTGAAGCGCATGGAGGGGATCAGGGCCGAGGAGGTGGGAAACCTCATCCGCTCCATCAATACAGCAACAGCTGCCGGCGCAACCGTCAACGTCAGTGAGATGGTGTCGGTGCTCAGCAACGACATTGTGACACGGGCGGTGTTTGGTGGCAAGTTCGCACGGCAGGAGGAGTACCTCCACGAGATAGGCAAACTCATGGATCTGATAGGAGGCTTCTGCCTCGTGGACCTCTTCCCGTCGTCTTGGCTGGTGCAGTGGTTCAGCACTGCCGAGCGCCGTACAAAGAGGAGCTGTGATCTCATCCAGAGCATCATCGCCGACATCTTTGAGAAGCGCAAGGCAGCGCGAGCTTCCCGTCATGGCGCCTACAGCGACGATGAAGAAATGCTGAACGTGTTGCTCAGGCTGCTGGAGGAGGATTCGCTGGCCTACCCTCTAACCACAGAGATTATAGTCACCGTCATGTTT GACATGTTTGGAGGTGCCACAGAGACTACAGCAACCACTTTGGTGTGGGCTATGTCAGAACTCATAAGACACCCTAATGTTCTGGCTAAGGCGCACTTAGAGGTTCGAGAGGTACTAGGTGAGGGTCGAGCTATCATTGGCAATAGCGATCTTGCAGAACTCCACTACTTGCGGATGGTCATCAAGGAGGTTCTTAGATTGCATGCACCTGGTCCTTTAATCCCCCGCAGGACTAGAGAGAACTGCAATATTATGGGTTATGACGTCCCTAAAGATACCAATGTATTCATCAATGTCTTCGCAACTCACCGGGATCCTCAATATTGGGACAATCCTGAAGAGTTTAATCCGGAGAGGTTTGTGAACAAGAATATTGATTATAATGGGACATATTTTGAATTCACCCCATTCGGAGGTGGGCGAAGGAAATGCCCTGGAGTAGGCTTCGCTTCGTCAATTTTGGAGATTACTTTGGCAAACTTTCTGTATCACTTTAATTGGACGCTTCCCGGCGGAGCCAGCTCAGTGTCACTGGATATGTCTGAGAAATTCGGGGTCACTGTACGTAAAAGGTCTGACCTATGGCTCAAGGCTATTCCACATGTATGCTCCAAAGCAACACATATATAG